Proteins found in one Litorihabitans aurantiacus genomic segment:
- a CDS encoding GH92 family glycosyl hydrolase, with translation MPGSLTPLITAVSARGENRPNETAARAADNDRATKWYDGVPATWLQYELSSAQVVTSYQLTSANDAPGRDPRDFTLQGSNDGGATWTTLDTRSAQVWQDGAAANRGVTKTFEVTGAAAFTAFRLDITANNGEAATQLADLQLLGDPATTFPAPIVTELGNGPTFSQTARTGVGFTGARALRYAGLHLADGPAKATNALLDVEILVEPGHQLTYDIFPVLGGDLSYPSMYAAVDLVFDDGSRLSSSGAADRNGYGASALEQGRSDALFPDQWNSIRVDLTPFVGRTIEKIAFAYDNPDGKGTTSFSGWLDDITVEPIDVVDDTDGLVSFVDTRRGSHSSGDYSRGLTFPATAWPNGFNFFTPMTNGTSISELYEYHRKNGPGNLPELEGIGISHQPSIWMQDRNQLAVLPALGTNPTSALDDRELSFRHENETARPDIYSVEFENGITTEVTPTDHGGVYRFTFPGETGSVLVDQVAGSSGLNVAADGTVSGWVEGGSGYPGRTRMFVAGQFDATPTQARATSVDNRNGSARFAAFDTSDDDTVELRIATSFISADQAHKNLDLEVTGRSFEDVQAAATAAWNERLEVLEIEGATQDQRVTTYSNLYRLNLYPNSQFENTGTAEAPVYRYASPVSPTVGSATATQTNAPVKDGKVYVNNGFWDTYRTTWPLYSTLYPELADELIDGFTQQYRDGGWIARWSAPGYADLMTGTSSDVAFADAYLAGALGSGGDIDAVLETYDAAIRNATVLPATNAVGRKGLETSIFQGWTQQGTHESASWGLEGYINDFGIAQMAAALAQDPRVPAERVATLQEEAAYFDARSKNYATMFNTEANTFTARYRDGRFAGDANFDKLRWQGDFTEATAWTFGFHVPFDVDGLAALYGSRENLVGVLDEFIATPETAQRSNIHEAREARDVRLGLLGMSNQVPHHIPYIYAAAGKPSATQELVRDINKRLFVGADIGQGYLGDEDNGEMSSWQLFSALGFYPLQVGSGDFTIGSPMFDRATLKLPGGDLVVSAPGASQGQVYVDGVTFDGEPIEDVVLDGDLVRGGGELTFTMSETPSDWGSKDMGEDLEVPAIPIDATKPGNGSLAAADGTDISALVDDDARTSVTFPGDEAVLTWTNGAPVIIDRYTLTNGGSGDPAAWVLEGSTDGQTWTELDARTGEEFRWDTQTRPFSLADPTALTRYRLTIRSASGPLVLSEVELFGTSGVADTVTLTPALPITIAPGQQVAAPVANLVGPSSDAADYAVEVDYRDGTGPHTATLTRGELGGFTVTAPHVLARAGVYDAVVTASNGGVSTTLDVRVVVERDETLTGARSTVCIGDLGRTAGSCDGGGYTFDRATLASSGFVQGETVSVGRTGLSFDLPLLEPGSPDAVTNAGQVVDLQLGEGATRLSFVGTATGGDKNLRATLTFTDGSTQEVPLQFGDWVSRASSPAFGNIVVGTSQGRLRGLERAPGNANASVFATTPVTLATDGAGAPKVLRSLTLPPGGARPDRCTSWLWPTTGTAR, from the coding sequence GTGCCGGGCAGCCTGACGCCGCTCATCACCGCCGTCAGCGCCCGCGGGGAGAACCGCCCCAACGAGACCGCCGCCCGCGCTGCCGACAACGACCGCGCCACGAAGTGGTACGACGGCGTGCCTGCCACCTGGCTGCAGTACGAGCTCTCGAGCGCCCAGGTCGTGACGAGCTACCAGCTGACCTCCGCCAACGACGCGCCCGGGCGCGACCCGCGCGATTTCACGCTGCAGGGGTCGAACGACGGGGGCGCGACCTGGACCACGCTGGACACCCGCAGCGCCCAGGTCTGGCAGGACGGCGCAGCGGCCAACCGCGGTGTGACGAAGACGTTCGAGGTGACGGGCGCGGCGGCGTTCACGGCGTTCCGCCTCGACATCACGGCGAACAACGGTGAGGCGGCCACGCAGCTGGCCGACCTGCAGCTGCTGGGCGATCCGGCCACGACGTTCCCGGCGCCCATCGTCACCGAGCTCGGCAACGGCCCGACGTTCTCCCAGACGGCGCGGACGGGGGTCGGCTTCACGGGCGCCCGCGCGCTGCGCTACGCCGGCCTCCACCTCGCTGACGGACCGGCGAAGGCGACGAACGCGCTGCTCGACGTCGAGATCCTGGTCGAGCCCGGTCACCAGCTGACCTACGACATCTTCCCGGTCCTCGGTGGCGACCTGAGCTACCCGTCGATGTACGCGGCGGTGGACCTGGTCTTCGACGACGGGTCGCGGCTGTCGAGCTCCGGTGCCGCCGACCGCAACGGTTACGGCGCCTCCGCGCTGGAGCAGGGTCGCAGCGACGCGCTGTTCCCGGACCAGTGGAACTCGATCCGGGTGGACCTGACGCCGTTCGTGGGGCGGACGATCGAGAAGATCGCGTTCGCCTACGACAACCCCGACGGCAAGGGGACCACGTCGTTCTCCGGCTGGCTGGACGACATCACGGTCGAGCCGATCGACGTGGTCGACGACACCGACGGGCTGGTCTCGTTCGTGGACACGCGCCGGGGGTCGCACTCCTCGGGCGACTACTCGCGGGGGCTGACGTTCCCGGCGACGGCGTGGCCGAACGGATTCAACTTCTTCACCCCGATGACCAACGGCACGAGCATCAGCGAGCTGTACGAGTACCACCGCAAGAACGGACCGGGTAACCTCCCCGAGCTCGAGGGCATCGGGATCTCGCACCAGCCGAGCATCTGGATGCAGGACCGCAACCAGCTCGCCGTCCTGCCCGCGCTGGGGACCAACCCCACCTCGGCGCTGGACGACCGTGAGCTGTCGTTCCGGCACGAGAACGAGACGGCGCGGCCGGACATCTACTCGGTCGAGTTCGAGAACGGGATCACGACGGAGGTGACGCCCACCGATCACGGCGGCGTCTACCGCTTCACCTTCCCCGGCGAGACGGGGTCGGTCCTGGTGGACCAGGTCGCGGGTTCATCGGGTCTGAACGTCGCCGCGGACGGCACGGTCAGCGGCTGGGTCGAGGGCGGTTCGGGCTACCCGGGGCGCACGCGTATGTTCGTGGCGGGCCAGTTCGACGCGACGCCCACGCAGGCGCGTGCGACGAGCGTGGACAACCGGAACGGTTCCGCGCGGTTCGCGGCGTTCGACACCTCGGACGACGACACCGTGGAGCTGCGGATCGCGACGTCGTTCATCTCCGCCGATCAGGCGCATAAGAACCTGGACCTGGAGGTCACGGGTCGGTCCTTCGAGGACGTGCAGGCGGCGGCGACGGCGGCGTGGAACGAGCGCCTGGAGGTGCTGGAGATCGAGGGCGCGACCCAGGACCAGCGGGTCACGACCTACTCCAACCTGTACCGGTTGAACCTGTACCCGAACTCGCAGTTCGAGAACACCGGCACCGCGGAGGCGCCGGTCTACCGCTACGCCTCCCCGGTCTCCCCGACCGTGGGTTCCGCGACGGCGACCCAGACGAACGCACCGGTCAAGGACGGCAAGGTCTACGTCAACAACGGGTTCTGGGACACCTACCGCACGACGTGGCCGCTCTACTCCACGCTCTACCCCGAGCTCGCCGACGAGCTCATCGACGGGTTCACCCAGCAGTACCGCGACGGCGGGTGGATCGCGCGGTGGTCGGCGCCCGGGTATGCGGACCTGATGACGGGCACGAGCTCGGACGTCGCGTTCGCGGACGCCTACCTCGCCGGTGCGCTCGGCAGCGGTGGGGACATCGACGCCGTCCTGGAGACCTACGACGCGGCGATCCGGAACGCCACGGTGCTGCCGGCGACGAACGCCGTGGGCCGCAAAGGCCTGGAGACGTCGATCTTCCAGGGGTGGACCCAGCAGGGCACGCACGAGAGCGCGTCGTGGGGCCTCGAGGGGTACATCAACGACTTCGGCATCGCGCAGATGGCGGCGGCGCTGGCGCAGGACCCGCGCGTTCCCGCTGAGCGGGTGGCGACGTTGCAGGAGGAGGCGGCGTACTTCGACGCGCGCTCCAAGAACTACGCCACCATGTTCAACACCGAGGCCAACACTTTCACCGCCCGCTACCGCGACGGTCGGTTCGCCGGCGACGCGAACTTCGACAAGCTGCGTTGGCAGGGCGACTTCACGGAGGCCACGGCCTGGACGTTCGGGTTCCACGTGCCGTTCGACGTCGACGGCCTGGCTGCCCTCTACGGCAGCCGCGAGAACCTGGTGGGAGTGCTGGACGAGTTCATCGCCACGCCCGAGACCGCCCAGCGCTCCAACATCCACGAAGCCCGTGAAGCGCGCGATGTACGGCTGGGTCTGCTGGGGATGAGCAACCAGGTGCCGCACCACATCCCGTACATCTATGCGGCGGCGGGCAAGCCGTCGGCGACGCAGGAGCTGGTGCGTGACATCAACAAGCGCCTGTTCGTGGGGGCGGACATCGGCCAGGGGTATTTGGGTGATGAGGACAACGGTGAGATGTCGTCGTGGCAGCTGTTCTCGGCGCTGGGGTTCTACCCCCTGCAGGTGGGCTCGGGTGACTTCACGATCGGGTCGCCGATGTTCGACCGGGCGACGTTGAAGTTGCCCGGTGGTGACCTGGTGGTCTCGGCCCCTGGTGCCTCGCAGGGCCAGGTGTACGTGGACGGTGTCACGTTCGACGGTGAGCCGATCGAGGACGTCGTGCTCGACGGCGACCTGGTGCGTGGCGGTGGTGAGCTCACCTTCACGATGAGCGAGACGCCCTCGGACTGGGGCAGCAAGGACATGGGCGAGGACCTCGAGGTCCCCGCGATCCCGATCGACGCCACCAAGCCCGGGAACGGGTCGCTCGCCGCGGCGGACGGCACGGACATCTCGGCGCTGGTGGACGACGACGCCCGCACCTCGGTCACCTTCCCCGGAGACGAGGCCGTCCTGACCTGGACCAACGGGGCACCGGTGATCATCGACCGCTACACGCTGACCAACGGTGGGAGCGGAGACCCGGCCGCCTGGGTCCTGGAGGGTTCGACGGACGGGCAGACGTGGACGGAGCTCGACGCGCGGACGGGCGAGGAGTTCCGGTGGGACACCCAGACCCGGCCCTTCTCCCTCGCCGACCCGACGGCGCTGACCCGGTACCGCCTGACGATCAGGTCGGCATCCGGCCCGCTGGTGCTGAGCGAGGTCGAGCTGTTCGGGACCTCGGGCGTGGCGGACACCGTGACGCTGACCCCGGCGCTGCCGATCACGATCGCCCCGGGCCAGCAGGTCGCCGCACCCGTCGCCAACCTGGTGGGACCCTCCTCCGACGCCGCGGACTACGCGGTCGAGGTGGACTACCGCGACGGCACGGGTCCGCACACCGCCACCCTGACGCGCGGTGAGCTCGGTGGGTTCACCGTGACGGCGCCGCACGTGCTGGCGCGTGCCGGCGTGTACGACGCCGTCGTCACCGCCTCGAACGGTGGGGTGAGCACCACCCTCGACGTCCGGGTGGTCGTGGAGCGGGACGAGACCCTCACCGGCGCGCGCTCGACCGTGTGCATCGGCGATCTCGGACGGACGGCCGGGTCGTGCGACGGCGGCGGTTACACCTTCGACCGCGCCACGTTGGCGTCCTCGGGATTCGTCCAGGGCGAGACCGTCTCCGTCGGTCGGACGGGGCTGAGCTTCGACCTGCCTCTGCTGGAGCCCGGTTCACCCGACGCCGTCACCAACGCGGGCCAGGTCGTCGACCTGCAGCTCGGCGAGGGAGCCACCCGGCTCTCGTTCGTCGGCACGGCGACCGGGGGTGACAAGAACCTGCGCGCGACGCTGACGTTCACGGACGGCAGCACGCAGGAGGTCCCGCTGCAGTTCGGCGACTGGGTGAGCCGGGCCTCGTCGCCCGCCTTCGGGAACATCGTGGTCGGGACGTCGCAGGGCCGGTTGCGCGGTCTCGAGCGCGCTCCGGGCAATGCCAACGCCTCCGTGTTCGCGACGACGCCGGTCACGCTGGCGACGGACGGTGCGGGCGCGCCCAAGGTGCTCCGATCGCTCACCCTGCCACCCGGGGGAGCCAGACCGGACCGGTGCACCTCATGGCTGTGGCCGACGACGGGGACCGCTCGGTGA
- a CDS encoding GH92 family glycosyl hydrolase, with product MGADGTLSGWVEGGSGWPGRTRMFVAGQFDATPTDARATTTGNRNGSARFAAFDTSDDDTVELRIATSFISQDQARKNLDLEVTGRSFEDVQAAATAAWNERLEVLEIEGATQDQRVTTYSNLYRLNLYPNSQFENTGTAEAPVYRYASPVSPTVGSATATQTNAQIKDGKVYVNNGFWDTYRTVWPLYSTLYPELAEELVDGFTQQYRDGGWVARWSSPGYADLMTGTSSDVAFADAYLAGALGSGESIEQVLETYDAALKNATVLPPSNNVGRKGLETSIFQGWTQQGTHESASWGLEGYINDFGIAEMAAALAQDERVPAERRATLAEEAAYFEARSKNYVTMFNPEANTFTARYRNGDFAAGADFDKLAWGGDFTEASAWTFGFHVPFDVDGLAALYGGRQGLVDVLDEFMTTPEIARSGIHEAFEARDVRLGLLGMSNQVAHHIPYIYAAAGKPSATQELVRDINKRLFVGADIGQGYLGDEDNGEMSSWQLFSALGFYPLQVGSGDFTIGSPMFDRATLKLPGGDLVVSAPGASQGQVYVDGVTFDGEPIEDVVLDGDLVRGGGELTFTMSETPSDWGGKDMTEELEVPAIPVDATKPGNGTLTAADGTDVSALVDDDARTAVTFPGDEAVLTWSGGVPVAVDRYTLTDGEGGHPADWVLEGSDDGETWIVLDERAGQEFPWDTQTRPFAVAEPAVHVSYRLTISAATGPLVLSELELFASPGQAESLVLTPLPGVVSTPGAEVVAPLASVAGPSSEAADYAVEVDYRDGTGPHAATLTPGSLGGFVVTAPHALERAGVYDAVVTATLGEENATATVRVRVERDETLVGSFTTVCIGDLGRTAGSCDGQGYTYDRAKLASTGFVQGETIEVGEAGLSFDLPLVEPGRPDAVSNAGQTVALQLGDGATRISFVGTANEGDKDLRGTLTFTDGSTQEVPLQFGDWVGASGAPVFGNVVVGTSNGRLSGVSAESTVKRTSVYATAPVELDTDDAGEPKEVASLTLPTSTGEVRSGRIHLMAVADDGDRSAIAPLTVTAREVGPATTGVELSAALADVTGGAAGASASVSWGDESELADAEVVDGVVSAAHTYAEAGTYTATVTVDDGALSRSVDVEVVVEDEVPVDLPSLAVAPGAVVVGAQVTLTGADFAPDETVTVTLPGGETRSVTADAEGAFTHVFTLPAGTQPGAVEVTARGALSDVEATATLTVLPPAFTFVDVPPGLLFHDEITWLAGRGVTTGWELGDGTREYRPLAPINRDAMAAFLYRLAGSPDFTAPTVSPFVDVATDNQFYREIAWLHAQKISTGWAEADGSVTFRPLQPIARDAMAAFLFRYAQVGDYQAPATSAFTDVDPGNQFYREISWLAESGVSTGWKGNDGTAIYRPLTPINRDAMAAFMYRLDRLG from the coding sequence GTGGGCGCCGACGGCACCCTGAGCGGGTGGGTCGAGGGCGGGTCGGGCTGGCCCGGCCGGACCCGGATGTTCGTGGCGGGTCAGTTCGACGCGACGCCGACCGACGCGCGCGCGACGACCACCGGCAACCGGAACGGGTCGGCGCGGTTCGCGGCGTTCGACACCTCGGACGACGACACCGTCGAGCTGCGGATCGCGACATCGTTCATCTCGCAGGATCAGGCGCGCAAGAACCTGGACCTCGAGGTCACGGGTCGGTCCTTCGAGGACGTGCAGGCGGCGGCGACGGCGGCGTGGAACGAGCGCCTGGAGGTGCTGGAGATCGAGGGCGCCACGCAGGACCAGCGCGTCACGACGTACTCGAACCTGTACCGCCTGAACCTGTACCCGAACTCGCAGTTCGAGAACACGGGCACCGCGGAGGCGCCGGTCTACCGCTACGCCTCCCCGGTCTCCCCGACCGTGGGTTCCGCGACCGCCACGCAGACCAACGCCCAGATCAAGGACGGCAAGGTCTACGTCAACAACGGGTTCTGGGACACCTACCGCACGGTGTGGCCCCTCTACTCGACCCTCTACCCGGAGCTCGCGGAGGAGCTCGTCGACGGGTTCACGCAGCAGTACCGCGACGGCGGCTGGGTCGCGCGCTGGTCCTCCCCGGGCTACGCCGACCTGATGACCGGCACGAGCTCGGACGTCGCGTTCGCCGACGCCTACCTCGCCGGCGCGCTCGGCAGCGGCGAGAGCATCGAGCAGGTGCTGGAGACGTACGACGCCGCGCTCAAGAACGCCACGGTGCTGCCGCCGTCGAACAACGTGGGCCGCAAGGGTCTGGAGACGTCGATCTTCCAGGGCTGGACGCAGCAGGGCACGCACGAGAGCGCGTCCTGGGGCCTGGAGGGCTACATCAACGACTTCGGCATCGCCGAGATGGCGGCGGCGCTGGCGCAGGACGAGCGGGTCCCGGCCGAGCGTCGCGCGACCCTCGCCGAGGAGGCCGCCTACTTCGAGGCGCGCTCGAAGAACTACGTGACGATGTTCAACCCGGAGGCGAACACCTTCACGGCGCGGTACCGGAACGGGGACTTCGCCGCGGGTGCGGACTTCGACAAGCTGGCATGGGGTGGCGACTTCACCGAGGCCAGCGCCTGGACCTTCGGGTTCCACGTGCCGTTCGACGTCGACGGGCTCGCCGCGCTCTACGGCGGCCGGCAGGGACTCGTCGACGTGCTCGACGAGTTCATGACGACCCCGGAGATCGCGCGCTCCGGCATCCACGAGGCTTTCGAGGCGCGTGACGTGCGTCTGGGTCTGCTGGGGATGAGCAACCAGGTCGCGCACCACATCCCGTACATCTACGCGGCGGCGGGCAAGCCGTCGGCGACGCAGGAGCTGGTGCGTGACATCAACAAGCGCCTGTTCGTGGGGGCGGACATCGGCCAGGGGTACCTGGGGGACGAGGACAACGGCGAGATGTCGTCGTGGCAGCTGTTCTCGGCGCTGGGGTTCTACCCGTTGCAGGTGGGGTCGGGTGACTTCACGATCGGGTCGCCGATGTTCGACAGGGCGACGTTGAAGCTGCCCGGGGGTGACCTGGTGGTCTCGGCCCCTGGTGCCTCGCAGGGCCAGGTGTACGTGGACGGTGTCACGTTCGACGGTGAGCCGATCGAGGACGTCGTGCTCGACGGCGACCTGGTGCGTGGCGGTGGTGAGCTCACCTTCACGATGAGCGAGACGCCCTCGGACTGGGGCGGCAAGGACATGACCGAGGAGCTCGAGGTCCCCGCCATCCCTGTCGACGCCACCAAGCCCGGCAACGGCACGCTGACGGCGGCCGACGGGACCGACGTCTCCGCGCTGGTGGACGACGACGCCCGCACCGCGGTCACCTTCCCCGGTGACGAGGCCGTCCTGACCTGGAGCGGCGGGGTGCCCGTCGCCGTCGACCGCTACACGCTGACGGACGGCGAGGGCGGCCACCCGGCCGACTGGGTGCTGGAGGGCAGCGACGACGGCGAGACGTGGATCGTGCTCGACGAGCGCGCCGGTCAGGAGTTCCCGTGGGACACCCAGACGCGGCCGTTCGCCGTCGCCGAGCCCGCGGTCCACGTCTCCTACCGGCTCACGATCTCGGCCGCCACGGGTCCGCTCGTGCTGAGCGAGCTCGAGCTGTTCGCGAGCCCGGGGCAGGCGGAGTCGCTCGTCCTCACCCCGCTGCCGGGCGTGGTCTCCACGCCCGGGGCCGAGGTGGTCGCGCCGCTCGCGAGCGTGGCCGGACCGTCCTCGGAGGCCGCGGACTACGCCGTCGAGGTCGACTACCGCGACGGCACGGGGCCGCACGCCGCGACGCTCACGCCCGGGTCGCTGGGCGGGTTCGTCGTGACGGCGCCGCACGCCCTGGAGCGGGCGGGCGTGTACGACGCCGTCGTGACCGCGACGCTGGGCGAGGAGAACGCGACCGCCACGGTGCGGGTGCGCGTCGAGCGGGACGAGACCCTGGTGGGGTCGTTCACCACCGTGTGCATCGGTGACCTCGGCCGGACGGCCGGGTCGTGCGACGGTCAGGGCTACACCTACGACCGCGCCAAGCTGGCCTCGACCGGGTTCGTCCAGGGCGAGACCATCGAGGTGGGGGAGGCGGGGCTCAGCTTCGACCTCCCGCTGGTGGAGCCCGGTCGTCCCGACGCGGTCAGCAACGCCGGTCAGACCGTGGCGCTCCAGCTCGGCGACGGTGCGACGCGCATCTCGTTCGTCGGCACGGCGAACGAGGGCGACAAGGACCTGCGGGGCACGCTGACATTCACGGACGGCAGCACGCAGGAGGTGCCGCTGCAGTTCGGCGACTGGGTCGGCGCCTCCGGTGCGCCCGTCTTCGGCAACGTCGTGGTCGGCACGTCGAACGGGCGGCTCTCGGGTGTGAGTGCGGAGTCGACGGTCAAGCGGACGTCGGTCTACGCCACGGCGCCGGTCGAGCTGGACACGGACGACGCGGGTGAGCCCAAGGAGGTCGCGAGCCTGACGCTCCCGACCTCGACCGGAGAGGTCCGCTCGGGTCGTATCCACCTCATGGCGGTGGCCGACGACGGCGACCGTTCGGCGATCGCGCCGCTGACGGTGACCGCCCGCGAGGTCGGTCCGGCGACGACGGGTGTGGAGCTCTCGGCGGCGCTGGCCGACGTCACGGGTGGCGCGGCCGGGGCGAGCGCGAGCGTGAGCTGGGGCGACGAGAGCGAGCTGGCCGACGCGGAGGTGGTCGACGGCGTCGTGAGCGCCGCGCACACCTACGCCGAGGCCGGCACCTACACCGCCACCGTGACCGTGGACGACGGGGCGCTCTCGCGCTCCGTCGACGTGGAGGTCGTGGTCGAGGACGAGGTGCCGGTGGATCTGCCGAGCCTCGCCGTCGCGCCCGGGGCGGTCGTGGTCGGCGCGCAGGTCACGCTGACCGGTGCGGACTTCGCCCCGGACGAGACGGTGACGGTGACGCTGCCGGGTGGGGAGACGCGGTCGGTGACCGCCGACGCCGAGGGTGCGTTCACGCACGTGTTCACCCTGCCGGCGGGGACCCAGCCGGGTGCGGTGGAGGTGACCGCGCGCGGTGCGCTCTCCGACGTCGAGGCGACGGCGACGCTGACGGTGCTGCCGCCGGCCTTCACCTTCGTGGATGTGCCGCCGGGTCTGCTGTTCCACGACGAGATCACGTGGCTGGCCGGGCGCGGCGTGACGACCGGGTGGGAGCTGGGTGACGGGACGCGGGAGTACCGCCCGCTGGCGCCGATCAACCGGGATGCGATGGCGGCGTTCCTGTACCGGTTGGCCGGCTCGCCGGACTTCACGGCGCCGACGGTCTCGCCGTTCGTGGACGTGGCCACGGACAACCAGTTCTACAGGGAGATCGCGTGGTTGCACGCGCAGAAGATCTCCACGGGCTGGGCCGAGGCGGACGGGTCGGTGACGTTCCGTCCGTTGCAGCCGATCGCGCGTGATGCGATGGCGGCGTTCCTGTTCCGGTACGCGCAGGTGGGTGACTACCAGGCGCCGGCGACGTCGGCGTTCACGGACGTGGATCCGGGTAACCAGTTCTACCGGGAGATCTCCTGGCTGGCCGAGTCGGGTGTCTCCACGGGGTGGAAGGGGAATGACGGGACGGCGATCTACCGTCCGCTGACCCCGATCAACCGGGATGCGATGGCCGCGTTCATGTACCGGTTGGACCGCCTGGGGTGA
- a CDS encoding discoidin domain-containing protein encodes MTMNHPSRARRRAVRGAAGLGAAALLGSGLVVAPGASAAPVTAFTTSFEQSDPPAAVSTALDPPVNVTGVLTEPGSLTPLITAVTARGQNAPNETAVRAADGDRSTKWLDFATASWLQYELSDAEVVTSYQLTSANDAPGRDPRDFTLQGSNDGGATWTTLDTRTGQVWQQGSQANRGVTKTFEVAGAAAYSTYRLDITANNGENLIQLAELQLIGDATGEVPLSPIVTEVGNGPVSSPTAKTGVGYSGLRALRYGGSHVADGPASATNALLDVEILVEPGNQLTYDIFPVLGGDLDYPSTYAAVDLVFDDGTRLSTSGASDRNGYVASARSHGQADVLFPDQWNSIRVDLTPFAGRTIEKIAFAYDNPDGAAGTVFSGWLDDITVEPIDVIDDTDGLVSFVDTRRGSHSSGSYSRGLTFPATAWPNGFNFFTPMTDAGTHGTLYEWHRKNGADNLPELEGIGISHQPSIWMGDRNQLAVLPALGTNPTSTLNDRELSFRHENETARPDIYSVAFENGITTAVTPTDHGGVYRFTFPGRPGRS; translated from the coding sequence ATGACCATGAACCATCCATCCCGCGCGCGGCGACGTGCCGTGCGCGGCGCCGCCGGGCTCGGGGCGGCAGCGCTCCTCGGGTCGGGGCTCGTCGTCGCCCCGGGTGCGAGTGCCGCACCCGTGACCGCCTTCACCACCTCGTTCGAGCAGAGCGATCCGCCGGCCGCGGTCAGCACCGCCCTCGACCCGCCGGTCAACGTCACCGGCGTCCTGACGGAGCCCGGCAGCCTGACACCGCTGATCACCGCCGTGACGGCGCGGGGTCAGAACGCACCGAACGAGACGGCCGTCCGCGCCGCCGACGGCGACCGCAGCACCAAGTGGCTGGACTTCGCGACCGCCTCCTGGCTGCAGTACGAGCTGTCAGACGCCGAGGTCGTGACGAGCTACCAGCTCACGTCCGCGAACGACGCCCCCGGGCGCGACCCGCGCGACTTCACCCTGCAGGGGTCGAACGACGGCGGCGCCACCTGGACGACGCTCGACACGCGCACCGGCCAGGTCTGGCAGCAGGGGAGCCAGGCGAACCGCGGAGTCACGAAGACGTTCGAGGTGGCGGGGGCGGCGGCGTACTCCACCTATCGCCTCGACATCACCGCGAACAACGGTGAGAACCTGATCCAGCTCGCCGAGCTCCAGCTGATCGGTGACGCGACGGGTGAGGTCCCGCTGAGCCCGATCGTCACCGAGGTCGGCAACGGTCCGGTCTCCTCGCCGACGGCGAAGACCGGGGTCGGCTACAGCGGTCTGCGGGCGCTGCGGTACGGCGGTTCGCACGTCGCCGATGGTCCGGCCAGCGCGACGAACGCGCTGCTCGACGTCGAGATCCTGGTCGAGCCCGGCAACCAGCTCACCTACGACATCTTCCCGGTCCTCGGGGGCGACCTCGACTACCCCTCGACGTACGCCGCCGTCGACCTGGTCTTCGACGACGGGACCCGCCTGTCGACCTCGGGGGCGAGCGACCGCAACGGCTACGTGGCCTCGGCGCGCTCGCACGGGCAGGCCGACGTGCTCTTCCCGGACCAGTGGAACTCGATCCGGGTGGACCTGACGCCGTTCGCGGGTCGGACGATCGAGAAGATCGCCTTCGCCTACGACAACCCGGACGGTGCCGCCGGGACGGTCTTCTCCGGCTGGCTGGACGACATCACGGTCGAGCCGATCGACGTGATCGACGACACCGACGGGCTGGTCTCGTTCGTGGACACGCGCCGGGGCTCGCACTCCTCGGGCAGCTACTCGCGCGGGCTGACGTTCCCGGCGACGGCGTGGCCGAACGGGTTCAACTTCTTCACCCCGATGACCGACGCCGGCACGCACGGCACGCTCTACGAGTGGCACCGCAAGAACGGTGCCGACAACCTCCCGGAGCTCGAGGGCATCGGGATCTCGCACCAGCCGAGCATCTGGATGGGCGACCGCAACCAGCTCGCCGTCCTGCCCGCGCTGGGGACCAACCCCACCTCGACCCTGAACGACCGTGAGCTGTCGTTCCGGCACGAGAACGAGACGGCGCGTCCCGACATCTACTCGGTCGCGTTCGAGAACGGGATCACGACGGCGGTCACGCCCACCGACCACGGCGGCGTCTACCGCTTCACGTTCCCGGGGAGACCGGGTCGGTCCTGA